In the Euphorbia lathyris chromosome 5, ddEupLath1.1, whole genome shotgun sequence genome, one interval contains:
- the LOC136229993 gene encoding glutathione gamma-glutamylcysteinyltransferase 1-like, whose product MAMAGLYRRLLPCPPAIDFASSEGKELFVEAIHNGTMEGFYRLISYFQTQSEPAYCGLASLSMVLNALAIDPGRKWKGPWRWFDESMLDCCEPLETVKAKGITFGKLVCLAHCAGAKVEAFRTNQSTIDDFRQHVIKCATSDDCHLISSYHRGTFKQTGSGHFSPIGGYHAGRDMALILDVARFKYPPHWVPVQLLWEAMNKIDDATMQHRGFLLISRPHTEPGLLYTLSCGHESWASVAKYLVDGVPLLLKSEDVKDIHNLLYVVFKSLPSNFGEFIKWVAEVRRQEDGGISLSQEESGRLSIKEEVLKQVQETRLFKHVAEFLSSANSCCRNMPILSQEDDLPRIAASVCCQGAEILAGKSGSSSYCSKTCVRCMTTNGDKPVTLVSGTVVNGKNEQGLDVLVPSGQRKLNCCGCGPSSSIGMYPASNDVLTALLLSLPTKTWSDIRDEELLQEMNSLVSTENLPVLLQEEVLHLRRQLFLLKRCEEGKVDEDLGAPLSVAV is encoded by the exons atGGCTATGGCTGGATTGTACCGTCGACTCCTTCCTTGTCCTCCGGCTATTGATTTCGCTTCCTCTGAAGGAAAG GAACTTTTTGTAGAAGCCATTCATAATGGAACAATGGAAGGGTTCTACAGGCTTATTTCTTATTTTCAGACACAGTCAGAACCTGCTTATTGCGGTCTAGCAAGCCTTTCTATGGTCTTGAATGCCCTTGCAATTGACCCTGGAAGAAAATGGAAAG GACCTTGGAGATGGTTTGATGAATCCATGTTAGATTGCTGTGAACCTTTAGAAACAGTTAAAGCTAAGGGTATCACCTTTGGGAAGCTTGTTTGTTTAGCTCACTGTGCTGGAGCAAAAGTTGAAGCATTCCGAACAAATCAGAGCACTATTGATGACTTCCGTCAACATGTTATTAAATGTGCTACTTCTGATGATTGTCATTTGATATCATCTTATCACAGAGGAACATTTAAACAg ACAGGATCAGGTCATTTTTCACCTATTGGTGGTTATCATGCTGGAAGAGACATGGCATTGATTTTGGATGTTGCACGGTTTAAGTACCCTCCACATTGGGTTCCTGTACAACTTCTTTGGGAAGCTATGAATAAAATTGATGACGCAACCATGCAGCACAGAGG GTTTCTGCTTATATCAAGACCTCACACTGAACCTGGACTGCTTTATACCCTG AGCTGCGGACATGAGAGTTGGGCTAGTGTTGCAAAGTATTTAGTGGATGGTGTTCCTCTTCTCTTAAAGTCAGAAGATGTGAAAGACATACACAACTTGTTATATGTTGTTTTTAAATCTCTCCCATCAAATTTTGGAGAATTTATAAAGTGGGTTGCAGAAGTTCGGAGACAAGAGGATGGTGGCATAAGTCTAAGCCAAGAGGAAAGCGGAAGGCTTTCTATCAAG GAAGAGGTGTTAAAACAGGTGCAAGAAACTAGACTTTTTAAACATGTAGCAGAATTTCTGTCTTCAGCAAATTCATGTTGCAGAAACATGCCAATTCTGAGCCAAGAAGATGATCTTCCTCGCATTGCTGCTAGTGTATGTTGTCAAGGGGCAGAGATTTTGGCAGGAAAGTCTGGCTCTTCAAGTTACTGTAGTAAAACGTGCGTGAGATGCATGACGACCAACGGAGATAAACCTGTTACTTTGGTGTCGGGTACAGTTGTGAATGGTAAAAACGAGCAAGGGCTTGATGTTCTAGTTCCTTCGGGTCAAAGGAAACTTAATTGCTGTGGGTGTGGCCCAAGCAGTTCCATTGGAATGTATCCAGCCAGTAATGATGTTCTTACAGCACTTTTACTTTCACTGCCAACTAAAACATGGTCAGATATCAGAGATGAGGAACTTTTGCAAGAAATGAACTCTCTCGTTTCAACCGAAAATCTTCCGGTTTTACTTCAAGAAGAG GTTTTACATCTACGGCGTCAACTGTTCCTACTTAAGAGATGCGAAGAGGGTAAGGTAGATGAGGATCTTGGTGCACCTCTTTCAGTTGCAGTTTAG